From the genome of Jaculus jaculus isolate mJacJac1 chromosome 17, mJacJac1.mat.Y.cur, whole genome shotgun sequence:
AGGGTAGCCGGCCTCCAGGCCTTTGGGCCCTGGGTCCTACCTCAGGAACTGGCAGTCAGCTGATCAGagatctactttcttttttttttttcttttaattttttaaaatttttatttacttatttgagagagacagacagagagaggaaagaggcagagagagaatgggtgcgccagggcttctagccactacaaacgaactctagacgcgtgtgcccccttgtgcatctggctaacatgggtcctgggaaactggggcctcgaaccggggtccttaggcttcacagacaagtgcttaaccactaagccacctctccagccccagagatctgCTGTCTTACCGTAGTGTGCGTAGGGCACCGCTTCTCCCATAGAGAAGACCATGGCAAGGATGAGGGCAGAGTAACACAGTTTCTGGTGGTCTGGGGAGGCAAGGCGGGAAGTCAGCGCCTTGCAAAATACCAGGAATGCCCCGGAGGACGGTGGGAACCCTCCCCAGGAGACAGGGGAagtcccaccccaccctccccttACCCTGCGTGTCAGTCTGCATGTCTCGTGCCAACTCCACGGGAAGCACGGAGGACACGAGCGTGGAGATGATGGCCGCGTCGAGGCTGCACATGGCACCAAAGcacttgagcagcagcagtctcAGCGAGGCCCGGTGCTCCTGGCAGGGGCGTGCAAGTGCTCAGTTCCCGAGCTGCCGCTCCCAACCCCATTCTTCTGCAGCCCCAGCCCCCTGTTTTGCACCTACCATCTGGTAATAGGCCACCAAGGCCAGGACAGACTCAAACTCGTTCCTCTTGCACATTTTCTTGCAAACTTCAGGGTCCGCATCTGtctgtggtggggagggaggtgtgAGGGTCACCCAGTATGAGCCGAGCTGGACGGCCCCATGACCACAAGCTGACCACATATAGCAAGAAGAGactcctagctgggcgtggtggcgcatgcctttaatcccagcgctcaggaagcagaggcagaggtgggaggatcaccatgagttcgaggccaccctgagactccatagtgaattccaggtcagcctgagctacagtgagaccctacctcaaataaccaaaaaaaaaaaaaaaaaaaaagagaagagactcCTAAGGACTAAAgaggacttgggaggtagaggtaggaggatcactatgagttcaaggccagcctgagactacatagtgaattccaggtcagcctgggctagagtgagaccctacttcgaaaaaccaagggaaaaacaaaaaaaaaaaaaaaaaggagggtacTACAAGGTGGGAAGTAAATCACTGCTCCAATCCCGAGACCCATGTGGACTCTCACTCCATACCAGAATATGCAGCAGTTCCTCCAGGTAGCAGCGGATGACACCCTCGTCCTCATACAGGGCCCAGCTGCGCTGCTGGGCATCATCCTTTCTCCGGGCCAGGTCCGCAAAAATCACCTCGAGCCTCTGCTGGTCGTGGCAGACCTGGCCCGAGGGCAGGGCCGTGCTCATGTCCtggaggcagagggcagaggcAAGACTCAGCACTCCCTGCTCAGCTGCAGCTCCAGGAAGCCCCCAAGGCCTGGGCCTACATTCCCTGAGCTCAGGTCCCGCATGGCCCACAAGGGGCAGGAGCTTCACTCTAGTTTTGGCCTGCTGCAATGAGACGTGGCTGTGGGGGGTTCCAACAACCTGACTCTCCCCTAGACCTGGATATAAGCACCCTGCCATGAGGATATGGTCTGTTTCTGCCTCAGTGTGACTGAGCCCCCTCACTCCCGTtccacacaaagtggcaccagACCTGTCACTGCCTGACATACTTCCCACACTGCCCTCCGCCCAGTCTGACCAGAACCACATGAAGATCCCTAAAGAAGGATCTTCGCTCAGATAACCCCCATAGGTAGTCTGGACTCACTGGCCCCATTCCTGCTCCTAACCAGCTTCTCAAACTCGGCAAGACAACAGAGACAACCTGCAATGCCCACACCTCCCCCCTCTCATGTGAGTCAGCACTTAAGCCTCCATCACAGCTCCAAACCCTCGGTGCTCTCCAATGCCAAGGTTGGCAAGGCATGCCCTCACCCATTTCCGTATCCATGACTTCTCTGCACTCTGGCAGGATTCCCTAACAAGACAGTGGCAATCCCCTCCAGGCGGCATGAGGGTCTCCCATATCCCCACCCCGTCCTAGTCTCATTTATCATCTGTGCTAGGTCTTACCTTCCTCACCGCCTAGGTCCCGGGTCTCACCTCCCACGCCACCTGCTCCCTCGCCTCCTGTGTCCCGGGTCTCACCTCCCACGCCACCTGCTCCCTCGCCTCCTGTGTCCCGGGTCTCACCTCCCACGCCACCTGCTCCCTCGCCTCCTGTGTCCCGGGTCTCACCTCCCCCGCCACCTGCTCCCTCGCCTCCTGTGTCCCGGGTCTCACCTCCCCCGCCACCTGCTCCCTCGCCTCCTGTGTCCCGGGTCTCACCTCCCCCGCCACCTGCTCCCTCACCTCCTGTGTCCCGGGTCTCACCTCCCCCGCCACCTGCTCCCTCACCTCCTGTGTCCTGGGTCTCACCTCCCCCACCATCTGCTCCCTCACCTCCTGTGTTCCAGGTCTCACCTCCCACACCACCTGCTCCCTCACTTCCTGTGTCCCAGCCATGCCTGCCACCTTCCAGTTCCTCCTTCCTGAGAACCACCCTCCATCCTGCCTCTTGACCCCTGTCCAGGCTGAGCCTCAGTCTAGAATGCTcttccccccctttctccctcatgTGTTAGCTCAAATGACCTCAACGCCCGGCAGAACGAAAGCTCAGAGCCAGAGCTCAACAAGTACCTGTCGTATACCGCCTGGACAACTGTGTGAGGGGAGTGGAGAGGGGCTAGCAGGACGGCCTGAGGGTGGGGAGGCTCTTGGCCATGCTGCCCACCCTCACCTTGCCCTCTACCAACGAGAGGAGGACTTGCTCCATGACAGGTGAGCTGGCTGGCACAGAGGCCTGGATGTGACCCACCACCACGCCGATGGCCACACGGCATAATTCATGGCTCAGGCCGGTGTTTCTCCGCACGAGCTCCATCAGCTCTGCCCCAATGGTCCTTGGCACAACCGTCTCGGCCACTGCCTTCTCCTCAGTGGTCTCCAGGCTGAGGgcatccagagcttccagctcaTCGGGGGCCGAGGTGGTACCAGCTGCCACCTCCTCGGCAGGAGGCTCGGGGGATGGTGCCTTGGAGGGAGAGGGCTGGGCGTGGGACACAGTGGTGTGGGCACTTCGGCGAGGCACAGGTGGGGGCGTGGGGGAGCAGCTGGGGCCCAGCTCGGAGGGGCTGGAGCCAGTATAGAGCGTGTCCACGGAGGTGCTGCTGACGGACGAGCCGCTGGATATGGAACTGCCCCCAGAGGGCGCTGTGGTGCGGACGCCTGTGAACAGGGGCAGAAGCTGTGCAGGGGCCCTGGGGCCTGCACCTCATGGGGGCCTCCACCCCTCCTGGTCTAGAGCTCCTGCCCCCTAACACTGGACCCTCTTCCTCTGCTAGGCAGGCCCTGTCTCCCCACCAAGTCTGGAGCACCCACCTGCCCCAACACCAGGACCCTAATATTCTCCGAAGCCCAGAGCCCCTTCTATCTAACACAAATAGACCAACAACAAACCGTTCCAGGCACAAGTAGCCCCCTCCCTGGTGCCCCCAGCTCTGCCCTCTCACCACTCCCTGAGACCATCAGAGCCTCGCGGTCTCGGCGCTTCacgggcgggggtggggtggccGGCGCTGCTCGGCGAGGCTGGGGTGGGATCTAAGACAGAAACGGGATCTGCATCTCTGACTTGGGTGGGCCCCTACAGCCTCTGGATGAAGCCTTGAGTCCCATCCATTTCCTTTCATAAGATGCCCTCATTACCTACCTGGTAGAAGCTGCCCTCTGCCCCAAGGTGCTCAGAACTGGGCAGGCTGTGCTGACGTTCAAACCCAGTTCGACACACCCCATTGGGCTGCCTGGCGGCGGCAGCATCCAGATGGTGGTCACTGGTGGACGGGGTCATAACTGGAGCGCTGGAGGCTGAGGGGCCTCtgcgagacagggtctctttccgGTGATGGATCAGTTTCCTGACAGAGACGAGAGAGACCACGGAGTTGTCCCCTCCCCACCTACAAAGTCATCACTTGGTCCCTGTGGGACGCTGGGACATCTCACAGGGCAGGcctccatactttttttttttcttgtttatttttacttatttgagagaggggggggggaatgggcgcgccaccgctcccagccacactgcaaatgaactccagagcctgcacccctgttgtgcatctggctaatgtgggtcctggggaatcgagcctcaaaccggggtccttacgcttcacaggcaagtgcttaaccactcagccatctctccaacccggcCTCCATACTTCTATTTTACCTACGCTAGACCCCACCCTGTGGGGCCCCATTTTTAACCCTAGCATGAACCCACCCCCTCCACTGAAGGACCCCACTCCACCACGTTCACAGGGAGGTTCCCCTTCCCGACACTCACTGGAGCACTCCACGCTGTTCCAGGCTATACTTGCCACCATCTCGCATGGCTGTGTTGTGTACAGCCTCGATGGCCCGGTCGATGGCTTGGAGGACATCCTGCTCCAGGCCCTAGGGGGAAGTGGACAGTTAGGCGTGGGGACAAGTGAGGAGGCAGAGGACTACTACAGCTGAAGGCTACAACGCTAGACATGAGCAGAGACTCAAGCCGGATTCTAAACTGAggctgtgtgcgtgcgtgtggtgtgtgcgtgtggtgtatgcgtacgtgtgtgcacatgtgtgtgccttgAACAGAAGCTACGCAGGCCAGAGAATGGCAGTGCTTTCCTCTATCGCTCATTCACTGTTTCCTtgagagacagtctctcactgaacctggagctgctgttttctttCGGTCAGTCGGACCAGCAAGCCCCGGCAACTGTCTCCGCTCCTCCCAGGACTAAGgatataggcatgtgtggccacacccaactgtttactgggaaaccaaactcaGGCAGCCTCAGGTCCTCAAGTGTGTGCGGCTACAGCTCttatccattgaaccatctccctagccctgggatGAGATTCTCAAACCCCATTATTCAGCAAGGACACCGAGTGCACCCCACGATGTTACACAGGGATCCGTGCTGGGGGCCAGGATGAGCCCTGGGCTTGGCTCAGAGACATGGCTGAGATGCCAGGTAGGAAGACTCCAGTGTATGGAATCCTTCATCAGTCACTCTGCATGTTGCTGATCTTTCACAAAACCAAGATCACATAGCAGGTCAGCCTTGTCGCCATAGAGCCCTCTGTCAGCCCTGGGGGTCAGTGGGCCACAAAGAGCCCCCTTCCTATCTCTGTTCCCTCTGTACCTTCACCGTTTCAAGGTGGCCCGCTAACTTTTCAGGCCTGACTAGGGAAGCACCTTTGTGTTTATGGTGAAACAAGagccttaagggctggagagatggcttagcagttaagacatttgcctacaaagccaaaagaccctggttcaatttcccaagacccaggtaaaccagatgcacaaggtggtacatgtgcctagagtttgtttgcagtagctagagaccctggcacatcaatttattgtccctctctctctgcctcttcctctctctttcagataaataaatacaaagaaaaaatattgtttaaaaaaagagacttAAGTGCACCTTTAATCCTCATTCagggggctgagggaggaggatcgtcttgagtttgaggccagcctgagactacatagtgaattctaggtcagcctgtgctagagcaagaccaccttgtggggaaaaaaaaaaaagaagaagaagaagaggaggaggaggaagaggaggaagaagaagaagaagaagaggaagaagaagaaagaagaagaagaaagaagaagaagaaatgcaagcacatctttaatcctcactaggaaggctgaggtagaaggatcgtcccgagttcaaagctagcctgggttacagagtgagttccaagtcagcctaggctacagtgagaccctgctttgaaaaagcaaaacaaagggctgtagggatggcttagtggttaaggcgtttgcctgtaaagccaaaggacccaggttcgatttcccaggaatcacgttagtcagatgcacaagggggcgcaagcagctggtgtttgtttgcagtggctggaagccctggcatgcccattctctctccctccctccctccttctcaaatacatacatacataaataaataaatattaaatattaaaaagtaaaaatgaacagaaagtaaataataaatatttttgaaaaacacagagttgggctggagagatggcttagcggttaagcgcttgcctgtgaagcctaaggaccctggttcgagggtcgattctccaggacccacgttagccagatgcacaagggggcgcacgtgtctggagttcgtttgcagtggctggaagccctggtgtgcccattctctgtctctctctctctctctccctatctgcctttttctctctctgtcactctcaaataaataaataaaaatgaacaaaaaaattaaaaaaaaaacacagagttgAGAGACAGACCTACGTCCTGCTCCTCGTTCTTGGTCAGGGTTGTCAAGCACAGTAACCCAGAGGTCGGCTCTTCTCCACTGCCCGGTATTTGGGTGAGGTATGGATAACAGCTGTGGGACTGATTTCTATACATGATCCACCAGCTACCCAGGAGTTCCACATCAGAGGTGACCCCACTCCAGAGTGTCTGTTCGTTTATTtggttgctttgttttgctttttcaaggtagggttttactctagcccaggctgacctggaattcactatgtattctcagggtggcctcaaactcatagcaatccacctacttctgccacccaagtgctgggattaaaggcatgtgccatcatacctggctttgaattttttattttttatttttagtttatttatttgcaaggagagagacagaaagagagagagaacgggcacaccagggcctccaaccactgcaaacaaactccagatgaatatgccactttgtgcatctggctttatgtgggtattgaaccAGCGctgttaaactttgcaggcaagcaccttcactgctgagacatctctccagccccctgattaaaaaaaaaaattttttttttcaaggtagggtctcactctagctcaggctgacctggaaaacactttgcaggctcagggtggccttgaatttatgccaatcctcctacctctgcctcccgagtgctgggattaaaccctgGTTGAATTTTTAGGGCAGAATCTTAGCTGGCCAAGAATTCatacgtagctcaggctggcctggaactgtgaCAATCTTCCCGTCTcactcccaagggctgggaccgCAGATGTGTGTCAACATGCCCAACTCCAGAAtgggtttatatttttatttatttttatttatctatttatttgacagggaaagagggagagagaacgagcatgccagggcctccagccactgcaaaggatgcaccagatgcatgcgcccccttgtgcatctagctaatatgggtcctggggaattgaacctgggtcatttggctttacaggcaaaacgcctcaaccgttaagccatccctccagccttagaaTGGGTTTAAGAAGTTTTCCTGATGGGAACAAATGGGTGCAGAGGTAGGTAAAGCCTTCCAGGGCTTTCCAGGGCATGGGGAGacaagaggacagagagagaaacatataGTATAGGTAGAAGTTACAAGTgtggagagaaagagtggggacaTGGCTCCGTGAATAAGGCAGCTGTAAACATGTAAGCATGAGTACTGAGTCTGGATCCCCATGTAAACATAAAATGGAGGCTGCAGTTATAgcgtgattttttaaattattattttatttttatctattcgtttaagagagagagagagaagaaaaaaaagtgggtatgccagggcccctagccactgcaaacaaattccagatacatgcatcaccatatgcatctggcttatgtgggtcatggggaaatcaaacctgggtactttggcttcacaggcaagcacctcaactgctgagccatctctccagcccatagtgacctagaactcagtctgtagtcccaggtgagccttgaactcacaatgatcctcctctttctgcctcccaagtgctaggatttaaggtgtgtgccactatacctggaaattatagtgtatttatttatttatttattttaaaggaaagacagaaagaaaagagaagggcacaccagggcttctagccaccacaagcaaactccagatacatgtgccactttgtgcatctcgctttacatgggtactggggaatcaaacctgggcctttagacCATGCAAGCAatcaagcaagcttctttaactgctgagcatctc
Proteins encoded in this window:
- the Nckipsd gene encoding NCK-interacting protein with SH3 domain — its product is MYRALYAFRSAEPNAMAFAAGETFLVLERSSAHWWLAARARSGETGYVPPAYLHRLQGLEQDVLQAIDRAIEAVHNTAMRDGGKYSLEQRGVLQKLIHHRKETLSRRGPSASSAPVMTPSTSDHHLDAAAARQPNGVCRTGFERQHSLPSSEHLGAEGSFYQIPPQPRRAAPATPPPPVKRRDREALMVSGSGVRTTAPSGGSSISSGSSVSSTSVDTLYTGSSPSELGPSCSPTPPPVPRRSAHTTVSHAQPSPSKAPSPEPPAEEVAAGTTSAPDELEALDALSLETTEEKAVAETVVPRTIGAELMELVRRNTGLSHELCRVAIGVVVGHIQASVPASSPVMEQVLLSLVEGKDMSTALPSGQVCHDQQRLEVIFADLARRKDDAQQRSWALYEDEGVIRCYLEELLHILTDADPEVCKKMCKRNEFESVLALVAYYQMEHRASLRLLLLKCFGAMCSLDAAIISTLVSSVLPVELARDMQTDTQDHQKLCYSALILAMVFSMGEAVPYAHYEHLGTPFAQFLLSVVEDGLPLDTTEQLPDLCMNLLLALNLHLPAPDQNVIMAALSKHTNVKIFSEKLLLLLNRGDDPVRIFRHEPQPPHAVLKFLQDVFSSAATATIFYHTDMMALIDITVRHIADLSPGDKLRMEYLSLMHAVIRSTPYLQHRHRLPDLQATLRRILTEEDASPQCQMDRMIVQEMCKEFPELGEVPS